The Haloarchaeobius amylolyticus genome window below encodes:
- a CDS encoding bifunctional methylenetetrahydrofolate dehydrogenase/methenyltetrahydrofolate cyclohydrolase, translating to MTHVIDGNAVAEDVRADVADAIDTLEAEGVTPGLATVLMSDDGGSQTYVSMKQRACEEVGIDGTTVEIDPDAPAQELYDTIDELNEDPAIHGILVQMPVPDHVDKREVLRRVDPMKDVDGFHPENVGRLVAGNPRFKPCTPHGIQKLLDSADVEMEGKDVVVMGRSDIVGKPMANLLLQKADGGNATVTVCHSRTKDLAEKTRNADVVIAAVGVPEMLTGDMLSEGVVVIDVGTNRVDADNEKGYELTGDVEFESAKEKASVISPSPGGVGPMTIAMLLYNTVRAASLESGVDVDL from the coding sequence ATGACACACGTCATCGACGGCAACGCGGTCGCCGAGGATGTTCGCGCGGACGTCGCCGACGCCATCGACACGCTGGAGGCCGAGGGCGTGACGCCCGGCCTCGCCACGGTCCTGATGAGCGACGACGGCGGCTCCCAGACCTACGTCTCGATGAAACAGCGCGCCTGCGAGGAGGTCGGCATCGACGGCACGACCGTCGAGATCGACCCCGACGCGCCCGCACAGGAGCTGTACGACACCATCGACGAGCTGAACGAGGACCCCGCCATCCACGGCATCCTCGTCCAGATGCCGGTCCCGGACCACGTCGACAAGCGCGAGGTCCTCCGCCGCGTGGACCCGATGAAGGACGTCGACGGCTTCCACCCCGAGAACGTCGGTCGCCTGGTCGCGGGCAACCCGCGGTTCAAGCCCTGTACCCCCCACGGCATCCAGAAGTTGCTGGACTCGGCCGACGTCGAGATGGAGGGCAAGGACGTGGTCGTCATGGGTCGCTCGGACATCGTCGGCAAGCCGATGGCGAACCTGCTCCTGCAGAAGGCCGACGGCGGGAACGCGACCGTCACCGTCTGCCACTCGCGCACGAAGGACCTCGCGGAGAAGACCCGGAACGCCGACGTCGTCATCGCCGCGGTCGGCGTCCCCGAGATGCTCACCGGCGACATGCTCTCCGAGGGCGTCGTGGTCATCGACGTGGGCACGAACCGCGTCGACGCGGACAACGAGAAGGGCTACGAACTCACCGGCGACGTCGAGTTCGAGAGCGCGAAGGAGAAGGCGTCGGTCATCTCGCCCTCGCCCGGCGGCGTCGGCCCGATGACCATCGCGATGCTACTGTACAACACGGTCCGGGCCGCCAGTCTGGAGTCGGGCGTCGACGTGGACCTGTAA
- a CDS encoding DUF7117 family protein codes for MEIRGERECKECGTRWSYYDTGSVACPECESLHSVGVDEDRKLHTATTVELDLSEAVSRLDEAPEDEALESVKSACREFQRKYGFVHGGELRDLDDTYLVAGELLQVADVVGRSLGRDDEEEYYLLSLLRGDEADRPAPDEVPRSLREGRGLAYAEAVREYRREFREWADASDVTIDRPATEVLAAIEEHAKRVRALEGDVPARDAERLVTAMREVVRYVRDDDEAALAQAENRVAALDES; via the coding sequence ATGGAGATACGCGGCGAGCGCGAGTGCAAGGAGTGCGGGACGCGGTGGTCGTACTACGACACGGGCAGCGTCGCCTGTCCCGAGTGCGAGAGCCTCCACAGCGTCGGCGTCGACGAGGACCGGAAGCTCCACACGGCGACCACCGTCGAGCTCGACCTCAGCGAGGCCGTCTCCCGGCTCGACGAGGCGCCCGAGGACGAGGCCCTGGAGAGCGTCAAGTCCGCCTGCCGGGAGTTCCAGCGCAAGTACGGGTTCGTCCACGGCGGGGAGTTGCGGGACCTCGACGACACCTACCTCGTCGCCGGCGAACTGCTGCAGGTCGCGGACGTGGTGGGGCGGTCGCTCGGCCGGGACGACGAGGAGGAGTACTACCTGCTCTCGCTCCTGCGGGGCGACGAGGCGGACAGGCCCGCGCCGGACGAGGTCCCCCGGTCGCTCCGCGAGGGGCGCGGCCTCGCCTACGCGGAGGCGGTGCGCGAGTACCGCCGCGAGTTCCGAGAGTGGGCCGACGCCAGCGACGTGACCATCGACCGCCCCGCGACCGAGGTCCTGGCGGCCATCGAGGAGCACGCGAAGCGGGTCCGGGCGCTGGAGGGCGACGTGCCGGCCCGCGACGCCGAGCGACTCGTGACCGCGATGCGCGAGGTCGTCCGCTACGTCAGGGACGACGACGAGGCGGCGCTGGCACAGGCGGAGAACCGGGTGGCGGCGCTGGACGAGTCCTGA
- a CDS encoding MBL fold metallo-hydrolase — translation MFERFAIPTPFQVGPVNAYLAGRTLVDPGPDSEEAWSTLLSALETRELTPEDVERVLITHPHPDHFGLAHRFRDLGADVYASEQCADIIGDFEGRWEYEREFFVDFFERNGMAASTAESVTDLPEVFLRYAPDVEADAVIADGDDMTVDDTLVEVASVEGHAAGELTFSYERDGEYAAVVGDNVLPDITPNPFLQPPPEPGAERPRVLPRYNAALERQRDAGYDRLLPGHREAITDPAGRIEEILTAHEARTQDVAALVEGPTTAVDVMHGLFEDLPVTEQFSGMSEAVGHLDVLEARGDVTRREQGGMVVYEQA, via the coding sequence ATGTTCGAGCGGTTCGCTATCCCGACGCCGTTTCAGGTCGGTCCGGTCAACGCCTACCTCGCCGGCCGGACGCTGGTCGACCCGGGCCCCGACAGCGAGGAGGCCTGGTCGACGCTCCTGTCTGCACTGGAGACGCGTGAGCTCACGCCGGAGGACGTAGAGCGCGTGCTCATCACGCACCCACACCCCGACCACTTCGGGCTGGCCCACAGGTTCCGTGACCTCGGCGCGGACGTCTACGCCAGCGAGCAGTGCGCGGATATCATCGGGGACTTCGAGGGGCGCTGGGAGTACGAACGCGAGTTCTTCGTCGACTTCTTCGAGCGCAACGGGATGGCGGCCTCGACCGCCGAGTCGGTGACCGACCTCCCGGAGGTGTTCCTGCGGTACGCACCCGACGTCGAGGCGGACGCCGTCATCGCCGACGGCGACGACATGACCGTCGACGACACGCTGGTCGAGGTGGCGAGCGTCGAGGGGCACGCCGCGGGCGAGCTGACGTTCTCCTACGAGCGCGACGGCGAGTACGCCGCAGTCGTCGGCGACAACGTCCTGCCCGACATCACGCCGAATCCGTTCCTCCAGCCGCCGCCGGAGCCGGGCGCCGAGCGACCGCGGGTCCTCCCGCGGTACAACGCCGCACTGGAGCGCCAGCGCGACGCGGGCTACGACCGGCTCCTGCCCGGCCATCGCGAGGCCATCACCGACCCCGCCGGTCGCATCGAGGAGATACTGACCGCCCACGAGGCTCGCACGCAGGACGTGGCGGCGCTGGTCGAGGGCCCGACGACCGCGGTCGACGTGATGCACGGCCTCTTCGAGGACCTGCCCGTCACCGAGCAGTTCTCGGGGATGAGCGAGGCCGTCGGCCATCTGGACGTGCTCGAAGCCCGCGGGGACGTCACCCGACGCGAACAGGGCGGGATGGTCGTGTACGAACAGGCCTGA
- a CDS encoding DUF1028 domain-containing protein translates to MTFSIVARDPDSDAVGIAVQSKFISVGSVVPFASADAGAIATQSFANVAYGPDGLDLLREGRSAEEVIDELTAADPEAPRRQIGVVGQDGSVDAFTGEECFDVCGDVQGEHYTVQGNILENEETLTAMADTFESAEGGLPEKLIAALHAGNDAGGDSRGEQSAALYIAKPEGGYDGGNDRWVDVRVDDHDHPIDELERVFRLYDITLLAREEPEETRDLDGDVAREVCATLSEMGFYDEDPGEAFGEAEREALEDFRGMNNFENHDLAVLEDALARGWDEADGEGEQKMVDAIWHGLQRLDRK, encoded by the coding sequence ATGACGTTCTCCATCGTCGCCCGCGACCCCGACTCCGACGCGGTCGGCATCGCGGTCCAGTCGAAGTTCATCAGCGTCGGCTCCGTGGTGCCCTTCGCCAGCGCCGACGCGGGCGCCATCGCCACGCAGAGCTTCGCGAACGTCGCCTACGGCCCCGACGGCCTCGACCTGCTCCGTGAGGGCAGGTCGGCCGAGGAAGTCATCGACGAACTCACCGCGGCCGACCCCGAGGCCCCGCGCCGCCAGATCGGCGTGGTCGGGCAGGACGGCTCCGTCGACGCCTTCACCGGCGAGGAGTGCTTCGACGTCTGCGGCGACGTCCAGGGCGAGCACTACACCGTCCAGGGGAACATCCTCGAGAACGAGGAGACGCTCACCGCGATGGCCGACACCTTCGAGTCGGCCGAGGGCGGCCTCCCCGAGAAGCTCATCGCGGCCCTGCACGCCGGGAACGACGCCGGCGGCGACTCCCGCGGCGAGCAGTCCGCCGCGCTCTACATCGCCAAGCCCGAGGGCGGCTACGACGGCGGGAACGACCGCTGGGTCGACGTGCGCGTCGACGACCACGACCACCCCATCGACGAGCTGGAGCGCGTCTTCCGGCTCTACGACATCACCCTCCTCGCACGCGAGGAGCCCGAGGAGACGCGGGACCTGGACGGCGACGTGGCCCGCGAGGTCTGTGCGACCCTCTCGGAGATGGGGTTCTACGACGAGGACCCGGGCGAGGCGTTCGGCGAGGCCGAACGCGAGGCCCTGGAGGACTTCCGCGGCATGAACAACTTCGAGAACCACGACCTCGCGGTGCTCGAAGACGCCCTGGCGCGGGGCTGGGACGAGGCCGACGGCGAGGGCGAACAGAAGATGGTCGACGCCATCTGGCACGGCCTGCAGCGACTGGACCGGAAGTAG
- a CDS encoding metal-dependent hydrolase family protein → MTTHVFRGGVVVDADGAREATVVVEDDRITQVAPVDSDTGHGDDLDPDGAEVHHLDGAYLAPGLVDAHVHLMMDAGPDPAANVDASTASLTYQATRNLRDAVEAGVTTVRDLGAPDGIALDARAAVADGTVAGPRVHACGQNVVMTGGHGHWFGREADGPAEVRKAVREQLKAGADVVKCMATGGVLTEGAQTGAPELTPDELAALVDAASAKNVPTAAHAHGTRGIENAVAAGITSVEHGTYMDENAAQMMADAGTYWVPTASAVHGIVDNADAGTIPEWAVEKGEHALEAFAEAFEHALAAGVTVAMGTDAGTPYNRFADIPQELELLVEYGLTPAEALTAATRNAADLLGVDAGRIAPGLAADLVVLSADPTDDVTAWRHPDRVVARGRFVSNMA, encoded by the coding sequence ATGACCACGCACGTCTTCCGCGGCGGCGTCGTCGTCGACGCTGACGGCGCGCGCGAAGCCACCGTCGTCGTCGAGGACGACCGCATCACGCAGGTCGCCCCGGTCGACAGCGATACCGGCCACGGCGACGACCTCGACCCCGACGGCGCCGAGGTCCACCACCTCGACGGGGCCTACCTCGCGCCCGGCCTCGTGGACGCACACGTCCACCTCATGATGGACGCCGGCCCCGACCCCGCCGCGAACGTCGACGCCTCGACGGCCAGCCTCACCTACCAGGCGACCCGCAACCTCCGCGACGCGGTCGAGGCGGGCGTCACCACCGTCCGGGACCTCGGTGCCCCCGACGGGATCGCACTCGACGCCCGGGCCGCGGTCGCCGACGGGACCGTCGCCGGCCCGCGGGTCCACGCCTGCGGCCAGAACGTCGTCATGACCGGCGGGCACGGCCACTGGTTCGGCCGCGAGGCCGACGGCCCCGCCGAGGTACGCAAGGCCGTCCGCGAGCAGCTCAAGGCCGGCGCGGACGTCGTCAAGTGCATGGCGACCGGCGGCGTCCTGACCGAGGGCGCCCAGACCGGCGCGCCCGAACTCACGCCCGACGAACTCGCCGCGCTGGTCGACGCCGCGAGCGCGAAGAACGTCCCGACCGCCGCCCACGCCCACGGCACCCGGGGCATCGAGAACGCCGTCGCCGCCGGCATCACCAGCGTCGAACACGGCACCTACATGGACGAGAACGCGGCCCAGATGATGGCCGACGCGGGCACCTACTGGGTTCCCACGGCCAGCGCGGTCCACGGCATCGTCGACAACGCGGACGCGGGGACCATCCCCGAGTGGGCCGTCGAGAAGGGCGAGCACGCCCTCGAGGCGTTCGCGGAGGCCTTCGAGCACGCGCTCGCGGCCGGCGTCACCGTCGCGATGGGCACCGACGCCGGCACCCCGTACAACCGGTTCGCGGACATCCCGCAGGAACTCGAACTGCTCGTCGAGTACGGTCTGACGCCCGCAGAGGCACTTACGGCCGCGACGCGCAACGCCGCGGACCTTCTGGGCGTCGACGCCGGCCGCATCGCGCCCGGCCTCGCGGCCGACCTCGTCGTCCTGTCAGCCGACCCGACGGACGACGTGACCGCGTGGCGACACCCGGACCGTGTCGTGGCGCGCGGCCGATTCGTCAGTAACATGGCCTAG
- a CDS encoding winged helix-turn-helix transcriptional regulator, with product MRLRQPTDFLILEALQAQGRNVATNLAHHTGKSRKNINSRLPVLADYGLVEKIGPAERSGLYEITKKGKIALMYQDQYDEVDDFGSLIEGPHASDPQAGSQA from the coding sequence GTGAGACTACGCCAACCAACCGACTTCCTGATACTGGAAGCACTACAGGCACAGGGGAGAAACGTCGCGACCAACCTCGCCCACCACACGGGCAAGAGTCGCAAGAACATCAACAGCCGGCTACCGGTCCTCGCGGACTACGGTCTCGTCGAGAAGATCGGGCCGGCAGAGCGGTCCGGTCTCTACGAGATCACGAAGAAGGGCAAGATCGCCCTGATGTACCAGGACCAGTACGACGAGGTCGACGACTTCGGCTCCCTCATCGAAGGGCCGCACGCCAGCGACCCGCAGGCCGGGTCGCAGGCCTAG
- a CDS encoding helix-turn-helix transcriptional regulator, with translation MRRSLGVGTLVLLVVGATILAGTGPNTDVAQAPTPSVDGPRGDLAGAQQFDRTQFQIQLYENGSARFAIHYERNLNESERSQFEEFAERFENNETELWTDFQRRAQSLVANGQNQTGREMTATAFQRRANIQTGFNDIGVVEMSFLWTGFASESGDRVVVGDVFEGGLYIGPSQSLVVQTGPNVTFAAVTPEGTVSGDSLATSDSVTWQGEKQFSDERPRIELVPKGTAGGTTAGGGDGDGGTTAPGQGGDGADSGLPLMPILLVVALVGVGGVVVWWRAREEGVTGDSTAGPTTTDRPAEPESPQMSGGAPAEPDPATDTEPAPEPAVSDEELLTDEDRVRKLLEDHGGRMRQSNIVDETDWSKSKVSMLLSDMEEEGDISKLRVGRENIVSLAGHEPDAAGSPFEDENDEGGER, from the coding sequence ATGCGTCGGTCACTTGGTGTCGGAACACTGGTCCTCCTCGTCGTGGGCGCGACCATACTGGCAGGTACGGGCCCGAACACGGACGTCGCGCAGGCCCCGACCCCGTCGGTAGACGGCCCACGGGGAGATCTCGCAGGCGCGCAGCAGTTCGACCGCACACAGTTCCAGATACAGCTATACGAGAACGGGTCGGCGCGCTTCGCCATCCACTACGAGCGCAACCTCAACGAGTCCGAGCGCTCGCAGTTCGAGGAGTTCGCCGAACGCTTCGAGAACAACGAGACGGAGCTCTGGACGGACTTCCAGCGTCGCGCCCAGAGCCTCGTCGCCAACGGGCAGAACCAGACCGGGCGCGAGATGACGGCGACCGCCTTCCAGCGGCGCGCCAACATCCAGACCGGTTTCAACGACATCGGCGTCGTCGAGATGTCGTTCCTCTGGACCGGCTTCGCCAGTGAGTCCGGCGACCGCGTCGTCGTCGGCGACGTCTTCGAGGGCGGCCTCTACATCGGCCCCAGCCAGTCGCTCGTCGTCCAGACCGGCCCGAACGTCACGTTCGCCGCGGTCACACCCGAGGGCACCGTCTCCGGCGACTCGCTGGCGACCAGCGACTCCGTCACCTGGCAGGGCGAGAAGCAGTTCTCGGACGAACGCCCCCGCATCGAACTCGTCCCGAAGGGGACGGCTGGCGGCACGACCGCCGGCGGCGGCGACGGTGACGGTGGAACCACCGCGCCCGGGCAGGGTGGCGACGGGGCAGACAGCGGCCTCCCCCTGATGCCCATCCTGCTCGTGGTCGCGCTGGTCGGCGTCGGCGGCGTCGTCGTCTGGTGGCGCGCCCGCGAGGAGGGCGTCACCGGCGACTCGACCGCCGGCCCGACCACGACCGACCGCCCCGCCGAACCCGAGTCGCCCCAGATGAGCGGCGGCGCCCCCGCAGAACCCGACCCCGCGACCGACACCGAACCCGCGCCCGAACCCGCCGTCAGCGACGAGGAACTGCTCACCGACGAGGACCGCGTCCGCAAGCTCCTCGAGGACCACGGCGGCCGCATGCGCCAGTCCAACATCGTCGACGAGACCGACTGGTCGAAGTCCAAGGTCAGCATGCTCCTCTCGGACATGGAAGAGGAGGGCGACATCAGCAAACTCCGCGTCGGCCGCGAGAACATCGTCAGCCTCGCCGGCCACGAACCCGACGCCGCCGGCTCGCCGTTCGAGGACGAGAACGACGAGGGTGGCGAACGGTAA
- a CDS encoding methyl-accepting chemotaxis protein, whose protein sequence is MYSVGEMLGGLQQRLPAVSLTDHFRNSLELQLTVGVGLIGLIGGSVSVYLFFETANYPLFVLGLATTVAIMSALGFGSLSQFVEVRALTEKAKAVEDGDFDVELATDRSDEIGELSQAIAGMRDRMQHSLQEAEQARQEAEAAQQDLRVMNDHLERTAERYGREMAACADGDLSRRLPTEETDNEAMRSVARSFNDMLDELEPAHAEAQSFAQTVAQASVNASEQMTEVGERSEDVHQTIDRIERGAQAQTEKITAVSESMAELADTIDEMSATAETVANRSERAVAANAEGREAVADTARAMRDIRESTQQVVTDVKSLHDRIDRVDEMSSAITDIASETNMLALNANIEASKATSNPGSNDGFGVIAQQVKELSADAKQRSTEISQLVDGIKSDTQAVVADMQQMTSDVGAGLQAVDETLDALAAVDDHVERVDEGVQNIAGAMTQQAARTQSVRTKTTDVAAISRGTTRATEDVADAADAQLAAVTTVQRTNDLLERRSKDLCGLLEQFDASGSPGGTAVPGDD, encoded by the coding sequence ATGTATTCCGTCGGGGAGATGTTAGGGGGTCTGCAACAGCGGCTACCAGCGGTATCGCTCACCGACCATTTCAGGAACAGCCTCGAGCTACAGCTGACGGTCGGCGTCGGGCTCATCGGACTGATCGGGGGGTCGGTCTCGGTGTACCTGTTCTTCGAGACGGCGAACTACCCGCTGTTCGTGCTCGGGCTGGCGACGACCGTCGCCATCATGAGCGCGCTCGGGTTCGGGTCGCTCTCGCAGTTCGTGGAGGTCCGGGCGCTCACGGAGAAGGCGAAGGCCGTCGAGGACGGCGACTTCGACGTCGAACTCGCGACCGACCGGTCGGACGAGATCGGCGAACTCTCACAGGCCATCGCGGGCATGCGCGACCGGATGCAGCACTCGCTCCAGGAGGCCGAGCAGGCGCGCCAGGAGGCCGAGGCGGCCCAGCAGGACCTGCGGGTCATGAACGACCACCTCGAGCGCACCGCCGAACGCTACGGGCGCGAGATGGCGGCTTGCGCCGACGGCGACCTCTCGCGGCGACTACCGACCGAGGAGACCGACAACGAGGCGATGCGGTCGGTCGCCCGGTCGTTCAACGACATGCTCGACGAGCTCGAACCCGCCCACGCCGAGGCGCAGTCGTTCGCCCAGACGGTCGCGCAGGCGAGCGTGAACGCCTCCGAGCAGATGACCGAGGTCGGTGAGCGCAGCGAGGACGTCCACCAGACCATCGACCGCATCGAGCGCGGCGCACAGGCACAGACCGAGAAGATAACCGCGGTGAGCGAGTCGATGGCCGAACTGGCGGACACCATCGACGAGATGTCGGCCACGGCGGAGACGGTCGCGAACCGGTCCGAACGGGCAGTCGCGGCGAACGCGGAGGGCCGCGAGGCCGTCGCCGACACGGCACGGGCCATGCGCGACATCAGAGAGAGCACCCAGCAGGTCGTCACGGACGTCAAGTCCCTGCACGACCGCATCGACCGCGTCGACGAGATGTCGAGCGCCATCACGGACATCGCCTCGGAGACGAACATGCTCGCGCTGAACGCCAACATCGAGGCGTCGAAGGCGACGAGCAACCCGGGCTCGAACGACGGCTTCGGCGTCATCGCCCAGCAGGTCAAGGAGCTCTCGGCCGACGCGAAGCAGCGCTCGACCGAGATCAGCCAGCTCGTCGACGGCATCAAGTCGGACACGCAGGCCGTCGTGGCGGACATGCAACAGATGACCTCGGACGTGGGCGCGGGGCTCCAGGCGGTCGACGAGACGCTCGACGCGCTCGCGGCCGTCGACGACCACGTCGAGCGCGTCGACGAGGGCGTCCAGAACATCGCGGGCGCGATGACCCAGCAGGCCGCCCGGACCCAGTCGGTCAGGACGAAGACGACCGACGTGGCCGCCATCAGCCGCGGGACGACCCGGGCGACCGAGGACGTGGCCGACGCGGCCGACGCCCAGCTCGCCGCGGTCACCACGGTCCAGCGCACGAACGACCTGCTCGAACGGCGCTCGAAGGACCTCTGTGGCCTGCTCGAACAGTTCGACGCGTCCGGGTCCCCCGGCGGGACCGCTGTCCCGGGCGACGACTGA
- a CDS encoding YrdB family protein — translation MTEPATHADRLGGLGLLVVGTRFLLELAALAALGYWGFRTGDSTLASYGLGLGAPAVAALVWGTFVAPKARLRLRGTARLAVEAAVFASAAVALVLAGEPTLAAIFAVVATVDRAAVAALGLESY, via the coding sequence ATGACCGAACCCGCGACCCACGCCGACCGACTCGGTGGCCTCGGCCTCCTCGTCGTCGGGACGCGCTTCCTCCTCGAACTGGCCGCACTGGCCGCGCTCGGCTACTGGGGGTTCAGGACCGGAGACTCGACGCTCGCGAGCTACGGCCTCGGGCTCGGCGCCCCGGCAGTGGCCGCGCTCGTCTGGGGGACGTTCGTCGCACCGAAGGCCCGGCTGCGGCTGCGCGGGACGGCGCGTCTCGCCGTCGAGGCCGCGGTGTTCGCCAGCGCCGCCGTCGCGCTGGTGCTCGCCGGCGAACCGACGCTCGCGGCCATCTTCGCGGTCGTCGCCACGGTCGACCGGGCGGCCGTCGCTGCCCTGGGACTGGAATCGTACTGA
- a CDS encoding SRPBCC domain-containing protein — protein MNPLVTTIDIDAPTAAVWAVLTDFDSYPEWNRHSLVAGTLAEGETLRVEPGPDAGRMPTFTPTVVTVEEGREFAWLGHLFVRGLFDGEHRFQVEDIGDGRTRLTQSESFSGVLAGLLLRFFGEQTRENFEGVNAAVKARAEASASSLTA, from the coding sequence ATGAACCCACTCGTCACGACAATCGACATCGACGCCCCGACAGCGGCGGTCTGGGCCGTCCTCACCGACTTCGACAGCTACCCCGAGTGGAACCGTCACTCGCTCGTCGCTGGCACCCTCGCCGAGGGTGAGACGCTGCGCGTCGAACCGGGGCCGGACGCCGGGCGGATGCCGACGTTCACCCCGACGGTCGTGACCGTCGAGGAGGGCCGCGAGTTCGCGTGGCTCGGCCACCTGTTCGTCCGCGGCCTGTTCGACGGCGAACACCGCTTCCAGGTCGAGGACATCGGTGACGGGCGCACCAGACTCACCCAGTCGGAGTCGTTCTCCGGCGTCCTCGCGGGGCTTCTCCTGCGGTTCTTCGGCGAGCAGACCCGCGAGAACTTCGAGGGCGTCAACGCGGCCGTGAAGGCCCGGGCCGAGGCGAGCGCGTCGTCGCTGACGGCCTGA
- the thyX gene encoding FAD-dependent thymidylate synthase: MKVELLEATEDPEELICKAARNDYYSDFVGEDDFETVMGSIDGDTIEDKQETLIGHLLAHGHYGPFEHPQATFAVKGISRSCMAQITRHRHVSFDVQSMRYVSFDDVDPDDVREGELVVTPPSASDPDWVGRNQKTGAVDEDVVAEREEVFRESVSRSVEEYQRLLDLGMPPEDARFVLPIGTKVNMVMSMNARMLMHVADMRAAADAQWEIRQLTEEVLDLAAEWCPITFEYYEENMRNRKNRLAP, translated from the coding sequence ATGAAGGTCGAACTACTCGAGGCGACGGAGGACCCGGAGGAACTCATCTGCAAGGCCGCGCGCAACGACTACTACAGCGACTTCGTGGGCGAGGACGACTTCGAGACGGTGATGGGGAGCATCGACGGCGACACCATCGAGGACAAGCAGGAGACCCTCATCGGCCACCTGCTCGCCCACGGCCACTACGGGCCGTTCGAGCACCCGCAGGCGACGTTCGCCGTCAAGGGCATCAGCCGCTCCTGCATGGCCCAGATCACCCGCCACCGCCACGTGAGCTTCGACGTGCAGTCGATGCGCTACGTCTCCTTCGACGACGTGGACCCCGACGACGTGCGCGAGGGCGAATTGGTCGTGACGCCGCCCTCGGCGTCGGACCCGGACTGGGTCGGGCGGAACCAGAAGACCGGTGCGGTCGACGAGGACGTCGTCGCGGAGCGCGAGGAGGTCTTCCGGGAGTCCGTCAGCCGGAGCGTCGAGGAGTACCAGCGCCTGCTCGACCTCGGCATGCCGCCGGAGGACGCCCGCTTCGTCCTGCCCATCGGGACGAAGGTGAACATGGTCATGTCGATGAACGCCCGGATGCTGATGCACGTCGCCGACATGCGCGCGGCGGCGGACGCCCAGTGGGAGATCCGCCAGCTCACCGAGGAGGTCCTCGACCTCGCGGCGGAGTGGTGTCCCATCACCTTCGAGTACTACGAGGAGAACATGCGCAACCGGAAGAACCGGCTCGCCCCCTGA
- a CDS encoding DUF7553 family protein, with translation MNKHFKDAQYYLKRAGEHTKEGAKEEFEALQQKFDDLRGKEAEPEPSRVEKFQKDLKSYEKKAEGKVKENVREARKKLEGYRKQEA, from the coding sequence ATGAACAAGCATTTTAAAGACGCCCAGTACTACCTCAAGCGAGCAGGCGAGCACACCAAAGAGGGCGCCAAAGAGGAGTTCGAGGCCCTCCAGCAGAAGTTCGACGACCTCCGCGGCAAGGAGGCCGAACCCGAGCCCTCCCGCGTCGAGAAGTTCCAGAAGGACCTGAAGTCCTACGAGAAGAAGGCCGAGGGCAAGGTCAAGGAGAACGTGCGCGAAGCCCGCAAGAAACTCGAGGGCTACCGCAAGCAGGAAGCGTAG
- a CDS encoding DUF7528 family protein, with protein MLLAVGDETYELSRDDALELRDQLADAVTQTHEFVHTTCTHREDGSYVVERRGANSAGHRKVFDSFEACVRLFGRLPDEFTAEDVGRTGLTGGRRHMLVWHYAEHPEFDCELVSRQPLTVAKRDGETADAEHDSTGPRPVGLVEVSPAD; from the coding sequence CTGTTACTCGCTGTCGGCGACGAGACGTACGAGCTTTCCCGCGACGACGCCCTGGAGCTACGCGACCAGCTGGCCGACGCGGTGACACAGACACACGAGTTCGTCCACACCACCTGCACCCACCGCGAGGACGGCAGCTACGTGGTCGAGCGCCGCGGCGCGAACTCCGCCGGCCACCGGAAGGTGTTCGACTCCTTCGAGGCCTGCGTGCGCCTGTTCGGGCGCCTGCCCGACGAGTTCACCGCGGAGGACGTGGGCCGCACCGGGCTCACCGGCGGCCGCCGGCACATGCTGGTGTGGCACTACGCCGAGCATCCCGAGTTCGACTGCGAGCTCGTCTCGCGCCAGCCACTGACCGTGGCGAAGCGCGACGGCGAGACCGCGGACGCGGAACACGACTCGACCGGGCCACGGCCGGTCGGGCTGGTGGAGGTGTCGCCCGCGGACTGA